In the genome of Gemmatimonadales bacterium, the window GGTGGCGTGGCGCATGACTTCAACAACCTCCTCACGGTGATTTCGGCGTGCGCCGAGCAGCTGATGGAGGGTGCACTGCCCGCGGAAGAGCGGGAGAACGCGGTCGAGATCAGCGCCGCGGCGTCGCGCGCGTCGGCGCTGACGCGTCAGCTCCTCACCTTCTCCCGCAAGCAGATCATCCAGCAGCAGCGGCTCGACCTGAGTGCCATCGTGCGCGGCGTGCAGCCGATGCTCAAGCGGCTCCTGTTCGAGAATATCGAACTGCTGACCAATCTCGCGGCGGGCCACGCGCCGGTGATCGCCGATCCGAGCCAGATGGAACAGGTGATCCTCAACCTCGTCGTCAACGCCTCCGACGCGATGCCCGGCGGCGGAACGCTGGTGATCGAGACCGCTGTTGTCGATCTCGACGATGCCTACACCGAGCACCATGTCGAGGTGGTCGCCGGCCGGTACGTCCGGTTGATCGTGAGCGACACCGGCAGCGGAATGGACTCGGCAACGCTGGCGCGGATCTTCGAACCGTTCTACACCACCAAGGCACCGGGGATGGGGACCGGTCTCGGCCTCTCGACGGTCTACGCCATCGTCAAGCAGTTCGGCGGGCACGTCTGGGTCTACAGCGAAGTCGGCCTCGGGACCACGTTCAAGGTCTATCTCCCACTGGCAGTTGAGGAGAGCCAGGCAAAGCCTGAAGTAGTGCCGCTCCCGGGTGTTCCCGATGCCACGGCAACCGTGCTGCTGGTCGAAGACGAGGATACCGTGCGCCGGGCGGTGCGCCGGATGCTCGAGCGCTCGGGATACACGGTCATCGAGGCGGCCAATGGCCAGGACGGACTCGATGTCGCGGCGACGCATGACGGGACGATCGACGCGGTCGTCACCGACCTGATGATGCCGGGAATGGATGGCCGCACCTTCTCCGAGCGGCTCCGGACGACCCATCCGAACATCCGTGTCGTGTTCACCTCCGGCTATACCGACGACGCCGTGATCCGCCGCGGAATTGTCGACGCGTCCCATCGCTTCCTTCAGAAGCCGTTCACCCGCGACCAGCTGGCGCGGGCGGTCCACGCCGTCCTTGACGGGAGCTGAGGCGGCGCGAGCGACGTACGGCGCGGGACTCCCATGAGATCCATGGCAAAGCAAACGGGCCCCCGCGAGGAGGCCCGTAACGCAGTGTCCGGTGACTGCCAGGATCTACTGCAGCTTGACTCGTCCACTCAAGGCGTTGAGCGAATCCACCGAGAGATGTCCCACGACCGTGACCATGCGTGACGGGCGGGTCACACCGCCGTTGGCGCCGAAGACGTAGTCCGGATGGGTACGGCTCGGCGTGGACATTGCAATTCCGCTCGCCTGCAGCATCTGGTTGACCGGTGTCACATCGTCGACCGGCCCTTCGAAGACCCAGACCAGGTTGCCGTCGGCGAGCTGCTGCCGCACCATGAAAGTCGGGCGACCGCCGCTGGTGCTCGGATGCATCCGCACCTCGGTCACGGCGAGGCCAGCCACGCGTGCCAGCGATCCATCGCCGGCGGAGAGCGCGTCATCCCACGAAGCGTTGTTCCATTCGTTCGCCACGACCGGATCGACATCGGCCGTGGTCGAGACGAGGTGCGGACGCGGCTGCGTCGACACGACCGCCGGCGGAAGGACCCGTGCCGGCACCGTGGTGCGCGACGCGATTGTCACCTGGCGCTGCCACGACGCGGCGCGATCGCTGGAGGCGTGACCGGGCAGCAGGAAGTCGGCGGCCGGCAGCGACGAAGCGAGTTGCTGGCTCGGCGTCCCCTGATCGGCGATCCGATCGGGTTGCAACGAGAACCAGACGCCGGCACCCACGACCGCGGCAACGGCCGCAGCTGTGATGCGCGGCAAGCGCCG includes:
- a CDS encoding zf-HC2 domain-containing protein encodes the protein MRPHIPEEELHAYSDGELSPPQRVEIAEHLLGCLICRAQHAEVTELRARTARLLAIAAPRTVRGPAMPAFSDASRRRRLPRITAAAVAAVVGAGVWFSLQPDRIADQGTPSQQLASSLPAADFLLPGHASSDRAASWQRQVTIASRTTVPARVLPPAVVSTQPRPHLVSTTADVDPVVANEWNNASWDDALSAGDGSLARVAGLAVTEVRMHPSTSGGRPTFMVRQQLADGNLVWVFEGPVDDVTPVNQMLQASGIAMSTPSRTHPDYVFGANGGVTRPSRMVTVVGHLSVDSLNALSGRVKLQ